A single genomic interval of Anaerobacillus sp. CMMVII harbors:
- a CDS encoding glycerate kinase, translating into MKIVLAPDSFKESMTAKNAALAMERGIHKVFPDAKCVIVPMADGGEGTVESLVDLTDGEIMETQVVGPLGETIFAQYGLSGDGKLAIIEMASASGIHLLKKEERNPLKTTSFGTGQLIKAAVDKGVTRIIMGIGGSVTNDAGVGMLQALGCSFKDRNGNELPYGGGNLGLLHEIDVSQLDPRLASVSFEVACDVTNPLIGKNGASYIFGPQKGATPEMVEQLDQNLTHFSELVKVQLGKDIAEIEGGGAAGGLGASLLAFLDAFLKKGIDLVIDYTNLEEKIIGADYVFTGEGSIDHQTIYGKTPFGVATISEKHGVPVIAFAGRVGDGVQELYSHGFTAIIGILNELTSLDDALKAGEINLELAVENICRIIEQERMIECKANLSIQENLTN; encoded by the coding sequence ATGAAAATAGTATTAGCGCCAGATTCCTTTAAAGAAAGTATGACGGCTAAAAATGCAGCATTAGCGATGGAAAGGGGAATTCATAAGGTTTTTCCTGATGCGAAATGTGTCATTGTACCGATGGCTGATGGTGGAGAAGGCACAGTGGAATCGTTAGTAGATTTAACAGATGGAGAAATCATGGAAACTCAAGTTGTAGGCCCATTAGGAGAAACTATATTTGCACAATATGGATTAAGTGGTGATGGAAAACTAGCCATTATCGAAATGGCTAGTGCTAGTGGAATTCATTTATTAAAAAAAGAAGAGCGTAATCCCTTGAAAACAACCTCTTTTGGTACTGGTCAATTAATAAAAGCCGCAGTTGATAAAGGGGTTACTAGAATCATTATGGGAATTGGTGGCAGTGTGACGAATGATGCTGGAGTTGGAATGCTCCAGGCACTCGGTTGTTCATTTAAAGACCGAAATGGAAACGAACTTCCTTATGGTGGTGGAAACCTAGGGTTGTTACATGAAATTGATGTTAGTCAGCTTGATCCACGCTTAGCAAGTGTAAGTTTTGAAGTTGCCTGTGATGTTACGAACCCATTAATAGGAAAAAATGGAGCTTCATATATCTTCGGTCCGCAAAAAGGAGCAACCCCTGAGATGGTGGAGCAGCTCGATCAAAACCTAACCCACTTTTCAGAGCTAGTAAAAGTACAATTAGGCAAGGACATTGCCGAGATTGAAGGTGGCGGAGCAGCCGGTGGGCTTGGAGCTAGTTTACTTGCATTCTTAGATGCCTTTCTTAAAAAAGGGATCGACCTTGTCATCGATTATACAAACCTAGAAGAAAAAATAATTGGTGCTGATTATGTTTTCACCGGTGAAGGTAGTATAGATCATCAAACGATCTACGGAAAAACCCCCTTCGGAGTAGCGACAATTTCAGAAAAACATGGAGTACCAGTTATTGCATTCGCTGGTCGTGTAGGTGACGGTGTTCAAGAACTTTATAGTCACGGATTTACAGCTATTATTGGAATCCTAAATGAACTAACTTCTTTAGATGATGCACTTAAAGCTGGCGAAATCAATTTAGAGCTTGCGGTAGAAAATATATGTAGAATTATTGAGCAAGAGCGAATGATAGAATGCAAGGCTAACCTATCAATCCAAGAAAACTTAACTAACTAA
- a CDS encoding tripartite tricarboxylate transporter substrate binding protein — translation MNNIFGLAEFSFDEFEIAGISVLDEGNAFLVKGDSPFNSLEDLISHAKANPNQVTVATEIGAHTYMQLLAFQNTTDTELRLVDAGGAADKIAALLGGHVDILPTQLGLVQAYIESGDMKALGVISEERLPEMPEVPTFKEQGVDAVVNKLFYWGFPKGTPEEIVNKFSAAMEKVITTNEEFKTSSESHIVTPTFMGPAEAVEYMTKVREQYQELYNSMQ, via the coding sequence TTGAATAATATTTTCGGATTAGCTGAATTCTCGTTTGATGAGTTTGAGATTGCAGGGATTAGTGTTTTAGATGAAGGAAATGCGTTCCTAGTTAAAGGAGATTCACCTTTTAACTCATTAGAGGATCTTATTTCACATGCGAAGGCGAACCCAAACCAAGTAACAGTTGCCACTGAAATCGGTGCACATACTTACATGCAATTACTCGCTTTCCAAAACACAACTGATACTGAATTAAGATTGGTAGACGCAGGTGGGGCAGCAGATAAAATTGCCGCTTTACTAGGTGGGCATGTTGATATCCTTCCAACTCAACTTGGATTAGTGCAAGCCTATATCGAATCAGGGGATATGAAAGCTTTAGGAGTTATCTCTGAGGAAAGATTACCTGAAATGCCAGAAGTACCAACATTTAAAGAACAAGGTGTAGATGCAGTAGTTAATAAATTATTTTACTGGGGGTTCCCAAAAGGAACACCTGAAGAGATTGTAAACAAGTTCTCAGCTGCAATGGAGAAGGTAATTACGACAAACGAAGAATTTAAAACTTCTTCTGAGTCACATATTGTTACCCCTACTTTTATGGGTCCCGCTGAAGCAGTTGAGTATATGACAAAAGTCCGCGAACAATATCAAGAATTATATAATAGTATGCAATAA
- the gudD gene encoding glucarate dehydratase: METLQKLVNVTPIITEMMIYPVAGRDSMLLNLSGAHGPYFTRNIVILKDSTGNVGVGEVPGGEGILKTLEDAKSIVIGASIGNYNNVLNKVRNKFADRDSGGRGLQTFDLRITIHAVTAIEAALLDLLGKYLNVPVAALLGEGQQRDKVKTLGYLFYIGDRNKTDLPYYSNLDADGEWLRLRHEEALTPKAVVRLAEAAEKRYGFKDFKLKGGVLEGSEEIKAIKALKERFPDARITLDPNGGWSLEEAVRLCKDMHGILAYAEDPCGAENGYSGREIMAEFRRQTGLPTATNMIATDWRQMGHTISLQSVDIPLADPHFWTMQGSVRVAQMCNEWGLTWGSHSNNHFDISLAMFTHVAAAAPGEITAIDTHWIWQEGTEHLTKEPLKIVDGHIRVPDKPGLGIEIDMDEVHKAHEMYNNMGLGSRDDSVAMQYLIPNWKFNNKRPCLVR; this comes from the coding sequence ATGGAAACTCTACAAAAATTAGTTAACGTAACACCTATTATTACTGAAATGATGATTTATCCAGTGGCAGGAAGAGATAGTATGTTGCTTAATCTTAGTGGCGCACATGGTCCATATTTTACTCGTAATATCGTTATCTTAAAAGATAGTACTGGAAATGTAGGTGTGGGTGAAGTTCCTGGTGGAGAAGGAATTTTAAAAACGCTAGAAGATGCAAAGTCTATAGTTATTGGTGCATCAATTGGAAATTATAATAACGTTTTAAATAAGGTAAGAAATAAATTTGCCGATAGAGATTCAGGTGGCAGAGGTCTTCAAACATTCGATTTACGGATAACAATTCATGCAGTGACAGCCATCGAAGCTGCATTATTAGACTTATTGGGAAAATACTTAAACGTCCCTGTTGCTGCATTACTAGGTGAAGGGCAACAGCGTGATAAAGTAAAAACTCTAGGATATTTATTCTATATTGGAGATCGAAATAAAACGGATCTACCGTATTATAGCAACCTTGATGCTGACGGTGAATGGCTTAGACTTCGTCACGAAGAAGCATTAACTCCAAAAGCAGTTGTTAGACTAGCAGAAGCAGCAGAAAAACGCTATGGGTTTAAAGACTTTAAGTTAAAGGGTGGCGTATTAGAAGGAAGTGAAGAAATAAAAGCAATTAAAGCTTTAAAGGAACGTTTTCCAGATGCAAGAATTACACTTGATCCGAATGGTGGCTGGTCATTGGAGGAGGCAGTTCGATTATGTAAAGACATGCATGGAATCCTTGCTTATGCAGAAGATCCTTGCGGAGCTGAAAATGGCTATTCTGGTCGAGAAATTATGGCTGAATTTAGAAGGCAAACAGGGTTACCAACAGCCACAAATATGATTGCTACTGACTGGCGTCAAATGGGCCATACAATTTCATTACAATCGGTAGATATTCCATTGGCTGATCCACACTTCTGGACAATGCAAGGATCTGTAAGGGTAGCTCAAATGTGTAACGAATGGGGCCTTACGTGGGGATCTCATTCAAATAACCACTTTGATATTTCGCTGGCGATGTTTACCCATGTAGCAGCAGCCGCCCCGGGAGAGATTACGGCGATCGACACACATTGGATTTGGCAAGAAGGAACTGAACACCTAACAAAAGAACCATTAAAAATTGTAGATGGACATATCAGAGTCCCAGATAAGCCAGGTTTAGGAATTGAAATTGATATGGATGAAGTTCATAAAGCACATGAAATGTATAACAATATGGGACTAGGTTCTCGCGATGATTCAGTCGCTATGCAATACCTAATCCCAAATTGGAAATTTAATAATAAGCGTCCTTGCCTTGTTCGGTAA
- a CDS encoding tripartite tricarboxylate transporter permease, with protein sequence MGTALGLIFGSIPGLTATMAVAICLPITYAMGPSQGMSLLMGLYIGGVSGGLIPAILLKLPGTPSSIATTFDGFPMAQKGEAGKAFGLAIVFSFLGGLLSIIALTLISPPLAGVALKFGPFEYFAITVFALTLISSLSDGSIVKGVLSGLIGISLAMVGSAPIDAFSRFTFGFKQLDAGFNLLPVLIGLFAVSEILRIAETKIDPTTIKKIEYKIKGLGFLLLSSSSKAGTF encoded by the coding sequence TTGGGTACAGCACTTGGATTGATTTTCGGATCAATTCCAGGTTTAACAGCAACGATGGCAGTGGCGATATGTTTGCCTATTACGTATGCGATGGGTCCTAGCCAAGGGATGTCATTACTTATGGGACTTTATATAGGGGGAGTATCTGGAGGGCTAATTCCAGCAATTCTGTTAAAGCTACCAGGAACCCCGTCATCAATAGCAACAACATTCGATGGCTTCCCAATGGCACAAAAAGGAGAGGCTGGAAAAGCGTTTGGCTTAGCGATAGTCTTTTCATTTTTAGGTGGATTGTTAAGTATTATTGCCTTAACACTAATCTCACCTCCATTAGCAGGAGTTGCTTTAAAATTTGGCCCATTTGAGTATTTTGCAATTACTGTCTTTGCATTAACACTTATATCGAGTCTTTCAGACGGATCAATTGTAAAAGGTGTTTTAAGTGGATTAATAGGAATTTCTTTGGCAATGGTAGGTTCAGCACCTATTGATGCCTTCTCAAGGTTTACCTTTGGTTTTAAGCAATTAGATGCAGGCTTTAATCTTTTACCGGTATTAATTGGCTTATTTGCAGTATCTGAGATTTTAAGGATAGCAGAAACAAAAATAGATCCGACAACGATTAAGAAGATTGAATACAAAATAAAAGGTTTGGGTTTTCTATTGCTGAGTTCTTCAAGCAAGGCTGGAACTTTTTAA
- the garR gene encoding 2-hydroxy-3-oxopropionate reductase encodes MKIGFIGLGIMGKPMSKNLIKAGYELVVLDRNPSVIDELVGLGATVANSPKEVAELTDVMITMLPNSPQVKEVALGEGGLIEGAQPGKVLIDMSSIAPLVSREVCHALAERGFEMLDAPVSGGEPKAIDGTLSVMVGGNKEVFEKYYAVMKAMAGSVVHVGEIGAGNIAKLANQTIVAVNIAAMSEALVLAQKAGVEPELVFQAIRGGLAGSTVLEAKAPLVLDRKFDPGFRISLHIKDLKNVIETSHEVGAPTPLTSSVLEMMQALKVDGLDIEDHSSLVKYYEKLANTEVRR; translated from the coding sequence ATGAAAATTGGATTTATTGGACTAGGTATAATGGGGAAACCAATGAGCAAAAATCTCATCAAAGCCGGGTATGAACTCGTGGTTCTTGATCGAAATCCTAGCGTAATTGATGAGTTAGTAGGCTTAGGTGCTACAGTAGCAAATAGCCCCAAAGAAGTAGCTGAGTTAACAGATGTTATGATCACGATGTTACCAAATTCACCACAAGTAAAAGAAGTAGCATTAGGCGAAGGTGGTCTAATTGAAGGAGCTCAGCCTGGTAAGGTTCTTATTGATATGAGTTCAATCGCTCCACTTGTTTCTAGAGAGGTTTGTCATGCATTAGCAGAAAGAGGATTTGAAATGCTAGATGCTCCAGTAAGTGGTGGAGAGCCAAAGGCTATTGACGGAACTTTATCTGTAATGGTAGGGGGAAATAAAGAAGTCTTTGAAAAGTATTATGCCGTGATGAAGGCAATGGCTGGTTCTGTCGTTCATGTAGGTGAAATTGGTGCTGGGAATATTGCTAAATTAGCAAATCAAACGATAGTAGCAGTTAATATTGCGGCTATGTCTGAAGCGTTAGTCTTAGCGCAAAAAGCTGGTGTTGAACCAGAATTAGTTTTTCAGGCAATTCGAGGTGGGTTAGCTGGAAGTACGGTTTTAGAAGCGAAGGCACCTTTGGTCCTAGACCGGAAGTTTGATCCTGGTTTCCGAATTAGCCTTCATATCAAGGATTTAAAAAATGTAATTGAAACAAGTCATGAAGTTGGAGCACCAACTCCTCTTACTTCCTCAGTATTGGAAATGATGCAAGCGTTAAAAGTAGATGGATTGGATATTGAAGACCATTCTAGTTTAGTAAAGTATTATGAAAAACTAGCTAACACAGAAGTGAGAAGATAA
- a CDS encoding tripartite tricarboxylate transporter TctB family protein, protein MLKKYGDVYAGIFLLAFAVVYYLSSLSIKQLTVSKVGSQFLPQIVAGGIFFFSLILLIQGINKVRVQKKLDEVMEQSERELAAEASSDVETGSEEIRSDDQDSPKKFLSVLITLSLIIVYVALMPFLGFIISTVLYLFIQMCLLAHETQRRYVLFLIISVFVSVSVYYVFKHLLYLMLPAGLLG, encoded by the coding sequence ATGCTAAAAAAATATGGAGATGTTTATGCTGGAATATTCTTGCTAGCATTCGCAGTTGTTTATTATCTTTCTTCCTTAAGTATCAAGCAGTTAACAGTTTCAAAAGTTGGTTCACAATTTTTACCTCAAATCGTAGCAGGGGGGATCTTCTTCTTTAGCTTAATCTTACTAATTCAAGGAATTAATAAAGTGAGAGTTCAGAAAAAGCTAGATGAAGTAATGGAGCAGAGTGAGCGGGAATTGGCAGCGGAAGCAAGCAGCGATGTTGAAACTGGTTCTGAGGAAATTCGTAGCGATGATCAAGATAGTCCAAAAAAGTTCTTGTCCGTTCTTATTACCCTAAGTTTAATTATTGTTTATGTAGCTCTAATGCCATTTTTAGGATTTATTATCTCTACGGTTCTTTATCTTTTTATTCAAATGTGTTTATTGGCACATGAAACTCAACGAAGATATGTATTATTCCTAATTATTTCCGTATTCGTTTCGGTTTCCGTGTACTACGTTTTTAAGCATTTACTGTATTTAATGCTACCAGCTGGTTTATTGGGATAA